The window ATCTTATTTACATATAAACATTTGGCCTTGAGAAAATCAATACACACTACCTTATGATATGGTTATCACTATCTGTGCCATTAGTGGTCCTACATAgcaataatttctttttctttattgatAGTCTGTTTCCTGCTAAAAAGTAAGTCATCGAAAGGattaattagttttgtttttccaCCATAAATGATAACACTACGACGACTTTTTcaagaatttgtttttatttagtattttgtttctagttactaaatatttaaaagacaaTATAAAAGGATGTAACATTGCTATTGATGAAGCAAAGTTCAATTCAGGATTAAAATGGGGAGTTTAATCTTAATTACTAAAGGCACGTGAAaggaattaagaaaataaagtagtatatttgacttttttaaaacttaaatatcgagtatcttctatttttttaagaagcttgcagttttttaattttataatccaaaatacttttattttggagatttttcttaatttgtactgcatttgatttaaattttccattttataagaaagaaaagtaaaaaagaaaaatgctcaaaagtaaaaaatggCTCATCAATTGCAGCTGCAACTTCCCTTTTAAGTTTTAAGAGCAAGTTGGGTGTTTTGGAATTGGAACTATCTTTGACTGGAACCTGAAATACAAATATACAATAATGGAGTTACAATGAGCAAACCTTGTAATCGATAACACTGACCCCATTATTCTGATTTAGAAATAGCATTTCGTGGGTGTTTTGAAAATTGGATCAATTAACGTTAGTAATGTACCCGATATTATTTCCACTCGTTGAATGcgttttcttttggttttcagTTATTAGTTCCATTAGTTTGTTTGTCAGATTGGTTGATTAATTAGCTACTACTTTGGTTGAGAAGTTTCCTgaatataaacaaataagagaatatattatatatcatatattatagtgggacttttatttaattaagttttttggaGAATAGAATTAATAGTGGAActtttattttggtcattctctTTATTAACTTCACATTTTATATAGTTATTTTCACATACTAGTATAACTTATAGAGTAATACTATTTctggtattttttataataaataaataataataatgtttttaacactaccatttgttttttatgaaaaaaattaaagggagtattattttttaaagattatacaatttctttaaatttcaatttagacTAATTATATATAGAGTCTTTTTAAATatggttttgtttgattttattcCTTGTAAACAATTTTGTTACCTTTAAATCCTCACATTTTTTTAGTgttctttttttagttcttatcatTAACTTATTAAGTTTAGTGTTGACATGCATAACAAAATGAAGAATATTAGTAATAATTAAGATAGTTaaggtaataaaaatattttaaattaagataactagattattttttaataaaatatgaaatatttaagaTTATAAATATACCTTTATTAGGAATtctaataaaatgtttttaatattatttacttaactattatttttaatagtatctaaaataaatattagtataaTGTAGAAACTGATATTTATCCTATTATTACCAAAACttaaattactatttaaattttacaaaaataacttGACCATCAAGACCATCTCCAACGTGTTTACTAAACTTGTTCTATTTTATTGAACATGGAAGGATCCTAAATTAGTTTTGGGCATTGGAAATAGTTGAGTTGACAGCCAACTCTAAGCAACAACaaattatctaaattaaattattacagTTATTCAACTAAAATAGTTCTCAACATGTACAGATTTGAGTTACATTTTGGCCCATGTTGTTTTGTGTGCCTGTGTCTcaaatcaaagaaaagaaaaagaaattgatttATTAATCTCTATATCGTCACACCTTTAGTATACGTCTTTGATTTCATACGAGtcttttctatcattttttttttctcgcatGCTATCAGAGTGTCACACGCTTGATGCCTTCGCCCAACCCTCTCGTGTCGGTTGTGTTTGCTAACACATTCAGTGATTCACAAGATTAGAAGAGATGAAAGATTTTATTTAACCCTTATCATTTTTGAGAGAATGAGAGTATCTGCATGTGTTactattcattcattcaatgAGCTACACCATTAACATAGTAAATAAGTGCTTAAATTCCATAGAATAACTAATtagtttatttgatattttacaattaatatttttcgataaaatcaatttgaataatatttgagtttaatttttaataaaaataattattgattacattttatttatatctgGCTCTAAACTTCGAAGTAATTAATGagaattattttctcttaatggattaagaaaaaaaacttaaaaaagaataGTACTTTTCAtatgttgttttttcttttataaataaaaagaaaaacaaagagttAGGCGAGCAATAATGATTAATGAAAAGGTGTGTGGGTTGGGTGGTGGGGATGGAGAAATAACACCTCTTTTGTAAATAACGGTAACATGAGAGGGCATTTTGCTATTTTCCAAACCCCACCCACATTAGTTAGAAAGTAAAAATTGGAGCCTCCAACTCAATTTCCTCATTGGACTATTTCGTCTTTGCCTGCGCACAGCGAAAATACTACAGTCAGAGTCAGAGACTCTTCACGCATACACAGTTTttcaatattcttattttttttatttattacagaTTCCTCATCCTTCCTCATTCCTCTTTaggattttaaattttgtgcAGAGGCCAACCGGGAGAAGAAAAGAATCTCATcggaaagaagagagaaagagagccAAGATGGGTTCGCAGTCGACGACGGGTAACACGAACAAGATAGTGGTTCGGTCCTCGTTCGTGGAATCGTTTCGCGGTTGCGGTATCTCCGGGATCCGAATTGACAAGGAGGAGTTGAAGAAGCAACTAACCATGCCACAGTATCTGCGCTACGCAATGCGAGATTCCATTCGGCTTCAGGACCCCGCCGCCGGCGAGTCCCGCTACATTAGCCGCGCTGAGGGCGAGGACTCCGCCGCTCCTCCCTGTCCCATGGTCGTCTTCATCAACCCCCGCAGCGGCGGCCGTCATGGCCCCGCCCTCAAGGAGAGACTCCAGCAACTCATGAGTGAAGAGCAGGTACTCTTACTATTACTACTCCTTCTCAAATTGCTTGCGCGTGTTTTAAATTTCTCTGTTGCTCGGATTACGTGACACTGTACAGAGAAAATCGTGGAATTAATTGGATCTGGTTAGCGAGACGCTGAAACTACTGAACCTTTGAGAGAGGAAGTGTCGTTTTGAAGGATTCTACTAGTTGTATAGACACTGCTATTGCTTTGAGATTCACCATGTCCTGTTAcataactgtttttttttttttttttccgagtTCACGCGTATGTGAAATTTAAGTTACTTTCGTGAATTGCTGGTGGACGTGGTTTCCTTGTTTGAATTTTTActtctgttattttttgttaaaacttTGTTTGTCTTTCCGTGTTTTGATTGTTGTTTGGTTGTACGCTGCAGGTTTTTGATCTGTTGGATGTGAAGCCTCATGAATTTGTACGGTATGGATTGAGTTGCCTGGAGATGTTGGCGGGTCTTGGCGACTCTTGTGCCAAAGAAACACGTGAAAGAATCAGGGTTATGGTATGTTGATAGAAGAACTGGAACTTACATTTCAATTCACATCGTAAAATGCAGTGTGTAATTGCACAAGTTGTTGTGATTTGTAGGTTCTTACACCGCATGTCATCTATAAATTATGTGCCAAACTTGGCTCCCGTGTTGGGTTTCTTCCCGTTGTGCAcacttactttaaaaaatttgtggAAGTTATGATTAGGAGATGAttagttattttattctattttcccCTTCTGAATAAATCTGAAATAGATGAAGTATGATGATTGACAAGAGAATGGTCATGtagttatttctttattttttaaatgaaaaatgttattttgtgTGTCAAGATGCATGTCAGACATGATGGGAATAATATTATGTACTGGATTCAAATATTAGATGTTATATTACCATATTGGCAATCACGttggaatggatgaatgaaaCTGATCGATTGGACAGGTTGCTGGAGGTGATGGTACAGTTGGTTGGGTATTAGGATGTCTAACAGAACTTCGTGCACAGGGTCGAGAGCCAGTTCCTCCAGTAGGGATCATACCACTGGGGACGGGCAATGACCTGTCTAGGAGTTTTCGTTGGGTAAGCCTCCGTATGCTTGCTAATTATGGGTTAAATGAATGTTGGGTCTACTATGCTAATCTGTCTTTCTGATATTTATCAGGGTGGGTCATTTCCGTTTGCATGGAGGTCTGCAATTAAGAGAACTCTACAAAGGGCTAGTAATGGGACAGTTAACCGTTTGGATAGGTATTGTGTGCTTCGCTTATAgtttatatgtttttctgttaCTGAGTTAATTTTGATGCTGGATGTGAAGTCACGCTGAATTAAATGAATTTGGCTTTCAGCTATTGCCATTATTAGTTTCACATACAGTATGAGGaccttaaaatgaaaatttattctGCATCTTCTATGGATTGACTTctagaattgtgaaatttgggtttTATACAGAGATATACTTTTAATCAGTTCTCTTTGCTTTGTGGGCTCATATATATAAAGTTGGTAAAATCTATTTTTCAATGCAGTTGGCGAGTTTCACTTTCAATGCCCGAAGGTACACCTGTGGACCTACCTCACTGTTTGAAGCATTCAGAAGAGTTCTCTCTTGATCAGGTTGTGGGTCTGGTTTCTCATATCATTTAACTTGTTTTAGCACTGTATATGAATTGGTTAGGCTTGTTTTGTATTGGCAATGTTTTCTTGAGCATACATAGATTTGGTTCCCAAATGCATTTCCTTCATATATAGGTAGCGAAGGATTAGGTTAGTAGTAATCTTTGGCAATGTTTTCAAGTGTTTCATGAAATCACAACTACTTACTAAAATAATgaatatcaaaaataaattttttcaagtGCATATGTTGACTCACTTGGGCATGGTTATTCTGTAAATTCTAACCATAATATTTATACTTATATAAAGCATATgcctcattatttatttataacattgTCCTTGTCAAGGTCTTTCTatagatttcatttcattttgtacatgaaTGGCTGTTTCTAGTACACTCAACTTGCTATGAAGTGTTAAATTTGGAATAGGCTGCAAAGTATAATTTGAATCAGCTTTGAACTTTTTacaattagtttttaaattttttctcaaTTCTTATTGTCCAATTTattagcataattttttttggggttGTAATATACATTGTTTCTCGTGCCTGCTCTGTGCAGGGCTTTGAAATTGAGGGAGAACTACCAGAGAAAGTTGCAAGTTATGAAGGCGTGTACTATAATTACTTCAGCATAGGTACTTTGTTCGGTACATCAGTAGTGCCATATTTGtgcctaaaataaatatttctggAGTTTGTATCATTTTgtctattttagatttttattgtCTTAGATGGTGGATGAGTTAATCATTGAGAATGAAGTTACTATATGTCAGTTGtataatacattattttaaaGCTAAATTTCTCCCTGCATGGTATTGATGTATTCTAGAGAGACATTTCAAGAATGGTGTTACTGACTTATCATGCATGTGCTACTCATATTTTTAATGTCTGAAGTTTGGCTTATGGGCCTACAACTATTTTGTGCAACAATTGCTTCAAAAGCttaagcaagatgttttgttttggttttctcCATCTGTTTATGTCTGTGTATGTATAATATAGAAACTTAAGATGATTAGACTTTCTTGGCTTAGGGTGATGGTAGGATGGAAATGTTTTCAGATAGCTCAATTGAATCTCTAATCTGTATATCTGAGCATTCACAGAATATCCTGTTATATTTTACAGGAATGGATGCCCAAGTGGCTTATGGCTTCCATCATCTACGCAATGAAAAACCTTACCTTGCTAGTGGTCCAATTTCAAATAAGGTATCTATGGAGCTGTGGAATGTGTTTTATAAATTACCTTCTTGCTTGCTTTCTTCAGTTTACTTAATTTGATGTTACAGTTCTTAGAAGGTAatctatattcttttttttctttttgcagcACACTGTATTTGACATTAACATTTTAGCATAGGTGTAGGTGTTAACAGTCTAATGGCTACCATGTCTCtcctaaaaatgataataatagatTTTAGTCAATAATGGACTGTGATCATTGAtcaatccttttctttttggttgCAGATTATATACTCGGGTTACAGTTGCACACAGGGCTGGTTTTTCACACCTTGCGTAAGTGATCCAGGTCTAAGGTAAGATAATGCCAGCTAAAGCAGTTTTATCCTTGTGATAAATCAGAAAGAGCAAAGTGCTCCTGATGACTTTTGCCTACAGATATTACTCTTCATttgaaaaagattattttactATTGCAACAAGAATTGTTCTTTTCTTACGGTAAAAGAATTAGAAGTTCTACCCACCCTCCTGTCtttggaaatgatttttttttacagtgagGAGTTTCAGATCATCTGTTTGTGGATGGATACTCACATGTATATGTTAGGTTAGGTCATATGCAAGTTGTGTCTATTTCTGTCTATTTTTTATAGGAACTCACTTATTCAGTGACTATCAAGAGAGagagacacacacacaaatgAGAATCCATATCCCATTTGTTTAATTTGACATTATTTCACCTTTTGAGTGCAAGctgaatataatatttatgcTATTAAGTTCCAACTGTGGTGTGATTGCTTGTGATTCTTTTAAGTCCTATCCAGAGTTATCAATAGCATGCTATAGCTGTGTAGTAGTGCGTGACTACCCCTGGCCACTATATGCACCACCGTGGTGTTGCACTTCACTGTAGTGGCTGCAATAGCGGCATTTTGTGGCACTGTAGCACCACTATGCTGATGGTGTCCAAAATCCTGGGAATGGCCTCTAATATTAACGTTAGAGGGGCATTTTATGGAGGTTTGGGTAAAAAGAATTTCAGCTTGTAGAAAACCCTTTTAAAGTTCAAAACTATCATACCTCATTTGTCTCCTCCTCCTACCTTATGACTATTGCACGACCACTTTGTGACACTGTCCAAATATAAGCAGTTAATCATTTCAACTGCAGCGGATGCCATGACTGCTGAAACAAGATGGAGAAATTCTCACTTGATTTTATAGCATATGCTTGTTATAAACATGAGATTGGGTAATTTCAGTTGAGAAGAGCCATTCCAGTCTTCCAGCATGGTCCATTTGAATCTTCTTTTGTGTCCAGCATGAGTCTGTTATGTGACAAAGAAGCAGTGTAGTGTCTTTGGATTTATGGTGGCCTGCAACTTCTTTCCGTGGATTTCACCATGGCTGTGTGTTGATACAAGTTATCATATGAGTGATGAACTTGtattatgatataatttatgTAGAAACTCAATGGCTGAAGAGATGCAATGTTTAAGGTAGATTTGCAGAAATTTTAATAGTCAAAATTATATGGTTAAATCCAGAAGGATGATGCATATATAGGCATTAGAGAACATCAGATTTACCTTTAGTgtactttttcattttcttttttgaaaaggACTCAGTGACATAGATACTTGCCTATGAGTTGTGTTATAACAAAAGAGCTTTTGCTTTGCGGCTCAATTGGCATAGGCATAGATGTGCCACTTAATCTGAATTTGGATTTGGTTTTCCTAAGAGATACATTGCACATCTCTTGCTATCTCCCTGTGCTTTTACTTTATCCTAAATATTGGCTCTCCATATGTGTTTCTGTTTACACTTCTTTCGAGTATTTTTGCCTTAAGAAAAAACAATGTACGGATTTGTTGTGTTTTCTATAATAAATGAAGATGACCGGCTTAATAGCTAATTAGAATATCCCTTGCTATATTCTTAAAAATCCTTTGTGTCATTAGGGGACTCAAAAACATTTTGCGGATGCATATCAAAAGGGCCAATAGCTCAGAGTGGGAGCAGATTGCAATTCCTACAAGGTACTTTTCTCATCCTATAGTACAATTGTTGCTGGTGCATATTATTAACTGGTAAACAAAAAGACAGGCTGAAAGATACCCGTTAGTGATTACTTAGGTGTCTGTTAGTGAGGGAGTTAGTTTGGTTAGTTGGACAGACTCAGACTCATTGTAGAAGAAATAAAGCATATCACCTATAAATAAAGACcgggggtggggggggggggggaggttgAGAGAGAAATCATATTGCCATTTGAGAAAGACACTTACAAAGTGGGGAGAGGTATAGTGTCTCGTGAATATCCCGGGATATCGTTCATTTTGTATCTTCTAACCCTAGCCTAAGTCTGCTACCACATTGGCACAACAATTGGGATTTAGGttcatcaataaaaaatcattctttTCTTTAGATTCTGAAACAGTTGTATCACAGGACGTTTCCTTTTACCATTTTTAGTTGCTGGCAAGTGTGCATTTCTTCCGTGTTAATAGTTTTGACTTCTTGCTGCAGTTCTTGGAaattataattacttaaaatttacTGCCTAGAGAATTTAGCAAGAGTCACACAACTCAATCTCTTT of the Glycine max cultivar Williams 82 chromosome 13, Glycine_max_v4.0, whole genome shotgun sequence genome contains:
- the DGK7 gene encoding diacylglycerol kinase 7 codes for the protein MGSQSTTGNTNKIVVRSSFVESFRGCGISGIRIDKEELKKQLTMPQYLRYAMRDSIRLQDPAAGESRYISRAEGEDSAAPPCPMVVFINPRSGGRHGPALKERLQQLMSEEQVFDLLDVKPHEFVRYGLSCLEMLAGLGDSCAKETRERIRVMVAGGDGTVGWVLGCLTELRAQGREPVPPVGIIPLGTGNDLSRSFRWGGSFPFAWRSAIKRTLQRASNGTVNRLDSWRVSLSMPEGTPVDLPHCLKHSEEFSLDQGFEIEGELPEKVASYEGVYYNYFSIGMDAQVAYGFHHLRNEKPYLASGPISNKIIYSGYSCTQGWFFTPCVSDPGLRGLKNILRMHIKRANSSEWEQIAIPTSVRAIVALNLHSYGSGRNPWGKPKPEYLEKRGFVEADVADGLLEVFGLKQGWHASFVMVELISAKHLAQASAIRLEVRGGQWKNAYMQMDGEPWKQPLSKDFSTYVEIKREPFQSLVISGK